The Polynucleobacter sp. TSB-Sco08W16 genome includes a region encoding these proteins:
- a CDS encoding N-6 DNA methylase, translated as MFETTFRNLDDTLRKDAGCSSELDYIEQTSWVLFLKYLDDFEADREAIAKLDGKTYQRILKPEYSWTTWACPKTADGKLDYNKGLTGDDLKEFVDNKLFPYLKKFRADAEHANTLEYKIGEIFHELKNKLQSGYSLREVINKVDELRFRSNEEKHEMSSLYEDKIKNMGNAGRNGGEYYTPRPLIKTIIKVVNPKIGDKVYDGAVGSAGFLCEAYEYMRNLKELTAKEYEQLQKKTFYGKEKKSLAYIIGVMNMVLHGIEAPNIIHTNTLGENIADIQEKDRVDIVLANPPFGGSERIEVQENFPIRTSETAYLFLQHFIKILKVGGRCGVVIKSTFLSNTDNASISLRKQLLEDCDLQAVLELPGGAFTGTGVKTVVLFFEKGNATKKVWYYQLKLQRNLGKTNSLNERDLEEFVTLSKTQSESENSWCINANEINKTTWDLTANNPNRKDTTDKRSPEEILAEIEELDLQAAEAIASIKELL; from the coding sequence ATGTTTGAAACAACCTTCCGTAATTTAGATGACACGCTACGCAAAGACGCTGGTTGTAGCAGTGAACTTGACTACATTGAACAAACAAGTTGGGTACTGTTCTTAAAGTACTTAGATGACTTTGAAGCTGATAGAGAAGCTATTGCTAAGCTAGATGGAAAAACATATCAACGCATCTTAAAACCTGAATACAGCTGGACTACATGGGCGTGTCCTAAAACAGCAGATGGTAAGTTAGATTACAACAAGGGACTTACTGGTGACGACTTAAAAGAGTTTGTTGATAACAAGTTGTTTCCTTACCTTAAAAAATTCCGTGCTGACGCTGAACACGCTAATACATTGGAATATAAAATTGGTGAGATATTTCACGAACTTAAGAACAAGTTACAAAGCGGATATAGTCTGCGTGAAGTAATCAATAAGGTTGATGAACTACGCTTTAGAAGTAATGAAGAAAAGCATGAAATGTCTAGCTTGTATGAAGACAAAATTAAGAACATGGGTAACGCTGGACGCAACGGTGGAGAGTATTACACCCCTCGTCCACTTATTAAAACAATCATTAAAGTAGTTAATCCCAAGATTGGTGACAAGGTTTATGACGGTGCTGTAGGTAGTGCTGGGTTCTTGTGTGAAGCGTATGAATACATGCGTAACTTAAAGGAACTTACAGCTAAAGAGTATGAACAGCTACAAAAGAAAACTTTCTACGGTAAGGAGAAAAAATCACTTGCTTACATTATTGGAGTGATGAACATGGTGCTACATGGAATTGAAGCACCTAATATCATTCATACCAATACGCTAGGTGAGAACATAGCTGACATACAGGAAAAAGATAGGGTTGATATTGTTTTAGCAAACCCGCCTTTTGGTGGTAGTGAACGCATTGAAGTACAAGAAAACTTCCCAATCCGCACAAGCGAAACAGCATATCTATTTTTACAGCATTTCATCAAAATATTAAAAGTAGGTGGACGCTGTGGAGTTGTAATTAAAAGCACTTTCCTTAGTAATACAGATAACGCAAGCATATCGCTAAGAAAGCAATTACTTGAAGATTGTGATTTACAAGCTGTACTTGAATTACCGGGAGGCGCATTTACTGGGACTGGTGTTAAAACTGTTGTCTTATTTTTTGAAAAAGGTAATGCTACAAAGAAAGTTTGGTATTACCAACTCAAATTACAACGTAATTTAGGTAAAACAAATAGCTTGAACGAACGTGACTTAGAGGAATTTGTCACTCTTTCAAAAACGCAATCTGAAAGTGAGAATTCATGGTGTATTAATGCTAATGAAATCAATAAGACTACTTGGGACTTAACAGCCAATAACCCTAACCGGAAAGACACTACGGATAAACGTTCACCAGAAGAAATATTAGCTGAGATTGAGGAACTTGATTTACAAGCGGCAGAAGCCATTGCGTCAATCAAGGAGTTGCTGTGA
- a CDS encoding restriction endonuclease subunit S, whose protein sequence is MSWTQSTIGEVLSVIRNGVNCEQSKIPVGERITRIETIATQSFDFNRVGFSELTESQKEKNKIQKGDILFSHINSPIHVGKTAIYESDEDLYHGINLLLLRTNDSVNPHFFNYFLNYLFVTGYWENNCKKAVNQASVNQQDINKIRFCYPSLEIQQKLVNKFKAIFSDIDKAITGAKESILNAEFLFQIYLTDVFELGGEGWTDTTIEDVTIKTKNVNPLKSPNLEFQYVDVSSVSNTEFFITSTQKLLGADAPSRAKKNILTNDIIFATVRPTLKRIAIVPKELNNQVASTGYVVLRAKENIYYKYIFFFLFSYNFIQSMEKLQRGASYPAVTDSDVKSQRIKVPSYNEQIRIAEKLESLMLLVSNFKKTHTAKISELINLRNSILQHTFNKELIEK, encoded by the coding sequence GTGAGCTGGACTCAATCCACAATTGGTGAAGTGTTATCCGTTATAAGAAATGGGGTAAATTGTGAACAAAGCAAAATTCCAGTCGGTGAAAGAATAACAAGAATAGAAACTATTGCTACACAATCATTTGATTTCAATCGCGTTGGATTTTCTGAATTAACAGAATCGCAAAAAGAAAAAAATAAAATACAAAAGGGAGATATTCTTTTTAGTCATATAAACAGTCCTATTCATGTTGGTAAAACAGCAATTTATGAATCTGACGAAGATTTATATCATGGTATCAATCTCCTTTTGCTAAGGACAAATGATTCTGTTAACCCACATTTTTTTAATTATTTTCTAAATTATCTATTTGTGACTGGATATTGGGAAAATAATTGTAAGAAAGCGGTAAATCAAGCAAGCGTTAATCAGCAAGACATAAACAAAATAAGGTTTTGTTACCCCTCACTGGAAATACAGCAAAAGTTAGTTAACAAATTCAAAGCAATCTTTTCTGACATAGATAAAGCTATTACAGGGGCTAAGGAAAGCATCTTAAATGCTGAATTTCTTTTTCAAATTTACCTAACTGATGTATTTGAACTTGGTGGTGAAGGATGGACTGACACAACTATTGAAGATGTCACCATAAAAACAAAAAACGTAAATCCACTAAAGTCACCAAATTTAGAATTTCAGTATGTGGACGTCTCAAGCGTTTCTAATACTGAATTTTTTATTACAAGCACACAAAAACTTTTAGGAGCAGATGCCCCTAGTAGAGCTAAGAAAAATATTCTTACTAATGACATTATCTTTGCGACTGTTCGTCCAACCCTCAAGAGAATTGCTATTGTTCCAAAAGAGTTAAACAACCAAGTTGCCAGCACTGGTTATGTTGTGCTGAGAGCTAAGGAAAATATCTACTATAAGTATATATTTTTCTTTTTGTTCTCCTATAATTTTATTCAATCAATGGAAAAACTACAAAGAGGGGCAAGCTATCCTGCTGTAACCGATAGTGATGTAAAGTCACAAAGAATAAAAGTTCCAAGCTATAACGAACAAATTAGGATTGCGGAGAAACTTGAATCACTAATGCTTTTAGTTTCAAACTTCAAAAAAACCCATACAGCAAAAATTTCTGAACTTATTAACTTACGTAATTCAATACTTCAACATACTTTTAATAAAGAATTGATAGAGAAATAA
- a CDS encoding site-specific integrase, which yields MSKQAKTLTTDELRRVLDYVATRKHSTRNRALVLTSVYSGCRVGELSSLTYTDVVDDEGKVRDEIRLKAENTKTKEARVVFVNAKLKKELQQYASTYKPANTELKFFYSQKRDSNGYNANTLTQFFHYLYKRAGVFGASSHSGRRTFITNLASKGVGVRVLMSLAGHRNISTTQAYIDVNDDMKRKAVELA from the coding sequence ATGTCAAAACAAGCCAAAACTTTAACTACTGATGAGTTGCGTAGAGTTTTAGATTACGTAGCTACACGCAAGCACAGCACACGTAATCGTGCTTTAGTGCTTACATCTGTATATAGTGGTTGTAGGGTTGGTGAACTAAGTAGCTTAACTTATACAGACGTTGTAGATGATGAGGGTAAAGTGCGTGACGAGATAAGACTTAAAGCTGAAAACACTAAAACTAAAGAAGCAAGGGTTGTATTTGTAAACGCTAAGCTGAAAAAAGAACTACAGCAGTACGCAAGCACATATAAACCAGCTAATACAGAGCTTAAGTTCTTTTACAGTCAAAAGCGTGACAGCAACGGATACAACGCTAATACACTCACACAGTTTTTCCACTACTTATATAAACGTGCTGGTGTATTTGGTGCTAGCAGTCACAGTGGACGCAGAACATTTATTACCAACCTAGCAAGCAAAGGGGTTGGGGTGCGTGTACTAATGTCTCTAGCTGGACACAGAAACATTAGTACAACGCAAGCTTACATTGATGTTAATGATGACATGAAGAGAAAAGCTGTTGAGTTAGCTTAG